The Chelmon rostratus isolate fCheRos1 chromosome 9, fCheRos1.pri, whole genome shotgun sequence sequence AAGATTCAGCGATCGGAACAGTTATTGCATTGATAAGCGCGAAAGACCCAGATTCAGGTGACAACGGCAGAGTTGTGTTGAGCGTGTCTTCCAAATCCCCCTTTAAGTTAAATCCATCGGTGTCCAACCACTACTCTTTAGTGACGAAAGGGCCACTTGACCGTGAAAAAAATGGCCAGTATAGTGTCAAAATAAGTGCTACTGATTCTGGAAAGCCCCCATTATCAAGTGAAAAAGTAATACTTGTTGAATTGTTAGATGTGAATGACAACCCGCCAGTTTTCTCCCAACCTTCTTATGTAATTTATGTAAAAGAGAACCATCCTCCTGGGAAGATTCTGCACTCAGTATCAGCATCTGATCCTGATTCTGGCGACAACGCCAAAATCTCTTACTCTATCCTGGACTCTAGAGTGCAGGACGTTTCCGTCTCGTCTTATGTTTACATTAACTCAGATAACGGCAGCATCTACAGCATGCACTCGTTTGACTATGAGAAACTGAAGGTGTTTGAGATTCAGGTTCAGGCAAAGGACCAGGGCTCTCCGTCCCTCAGCAGCAACGCCACTGTCCATGTTTTTATCCTGGACCAGAACGACAACGCCCCCGCTGTTATTTACCCGTCCTCCGCCGCCCTGGGCTCCCTCTCTCATCAGAGGATGCCCCGCTCCGCTAAAGCGGGTCACCTGGTTACCAAGGTGACTGCCGTGGACGCCGACTCGGGCCACAACGCCTGGATCTCGTACAAAGTGGCGGAGGCCACAGATGCCTCTCTGTTCACTGTCAATCTGTACACAGGGGAGGTGAGGACTAAACGCGCTGTGTCCGAGCAGGACGACTCCTCTCAGAGGCTGCTTATAGAGGTCAGGGACGACGGGGAACCGGTCCAGTCCGCCACCGTCACGGTGTCCATCCTGCTGGAGGACGGCCTCCATGAGCCCATCTTAGACCTGCGACACAAAGCGTCCGAGCCCAGCAAGAAAACTGGGAGAATGACTCTTTATTTGATTCTGTCTCTGGCCTCGGTGTCCGTGCTGTCTCTGGTGACTTTTCTCATCTTAGCGGTGAAATGcatgaggagcagcagaagcagcggTAGTTGCTGCATGAGACGGAGCGACTGTGATGATTACAAGAACCCCAACAGAAACCTGCAGATTCAGCTCAACACCGATGGCCCTATAAAGTACGTGGAGGTCCTGGGAGGAGACATGTTGTCTCAGAGTCAGTCGTTCAGGTCGTGTATGTCTCCCATGTCAGAGTACAGTGATTTCACTTTGATCAAACCCAGCagcaccactgactttaaggaGGTGATCAGTGTTCTGGATGCGTCTTTGCCGGACAGCACCTGGACCTTTGAGAGCCAGCAGGTGAGcagatgacagtttattttaatgtctCAATAGTTTGTTAAGTTTCTGCAATTATGAAACATACTGCAATGCTTGGTTGTCgttcatctatctatctatctatctatctatctatctatctatctatctatctatctatctatctatctatctatctatctatctatctatctatctatctatctgtatacctctctgtctgtctatctgtgcATCTAATGTTTGGCTAAAATCTTGGAGAAATCTCGTAGTCCAAACCGTGTTCAGAAACAATTACACTGATTGTGTTCAATACATCTGTCAATTTAGTCTCACGTGCGCATTTCTGAGCAGTTCAGCACCACAAAGTTGGACAGCGACTGTTAATGGAATACAGGGACGCGTATATCTGTGTGAGCGCAAGTTTGCCTCTATTGTTGATCatcttttcagaaaaaaaataatattatcaggaaaacttttttttttcaaatgattaataaaaaaaaaaaatctcctaaGATTGTGATTGTTTACATCTGAAGTTGTATTAGCCAGGCTTATATCCTGCTCTTTCTTTCGTTctgattaaaaaatattttatagtGACATCGTACGTTTACGTTTTTTGACCTCCCGTAAGTGTAAAAACAATTACCTTTGAGCCAAAGCTGACAAAGGCAATAGATGCTGCCACTTTAAGAGTGTCGATCGGTTTCCCTCTCATTGGACGGCAGGTGGATGCTGTGCACCAATAGGATTCAGAACTGTACAAAGCAATCTTGTCCCTGCCCCCCCATTCAGCCCCAGTGCTGTAACATGTAGACTGCAAGCAGCTAGAGGAGAGAAAGCAATGCGCTCGTTTTttataatatgaaaatataacaTTTCAGTTAAGAGCCATGCTCTGCAATTATGGACAATTTTCCATTGGAATAAAATCTGCGGTGATGGATTTCTGCAGTGTTCTTCACAATATGTCGATTGGAATTATTGTGTTGTAGCGGACCAAGGATGACAAAGAGAATAGGATACCGAGACTGGAGATGGCAGGCGCTTTGGTGGCatcatttctttctcttgtgGAGTACAATAGACGGACAGACGCGCTACAGCATCCCGGAGGAACTAAAACAAGGATCTGTCGTCGGAAATCTAGCCAAAGATCTGGGTTTGGGACTATCTGAGATTTTTGACCGTAAACTGCGCGTCGCCTCTGAGGCTGGTAAGCAGTATTTCAGCGTGGATGCGGGGAAGGGCGAGCTGGTGGTGAATGACAGAATAGACAGAGAGGCTCTATGCGGACAAAGCGCCAGCTGTGTGTTGCCTCTGCAGGTTGTAATTGAAGACCCATTACAACTTTTTCGCGTTGAGGTAGAAATACAGGACATTAATGATAATGCGCCAAGATTTCCATCTAGTGATATCACACTGGAGGTTGCTGAATCGACGGGTTTAGGGGTTCGTTTTCCATTAGAGAGCGCCATAGACCCAGATGTTGGCAGTAATTCATTGAAATCATACACTCTGAGTAAAGATGAATGTTTTAATATTAGAGTTAAAGAAGTTGCCGGCGGACGAAAAGTCCCTGAATTGATTCTAGCAAAAAACttagacagagaaaagagggcTGTTCATAAGCTCTTGTTGACAGCTCTCGACGGAGGAAACCCAGTGAGATCAGGGACCGCTCAGCTCTCTATCATTGTGCTTGACATCAACGATAATGTTCCAGCTTTTGAGAAAACGTTGTATAAAGTAACTATAAGTGAAAATGCTCCAGAAGGTGCTTTGATAGTACAAACAAAAGCCACTGACATGGACGATGGTCAGAACGGAGAGATAGAATATTCATTTGGGGCTCACACATCAGATACcgttctctctgtttttactATCGATCAAATATCAGGAACAATATTTCTGAACGGAAAGCTAGATTTCGAAGCAACTGCAAATTATGAATTAGATATAAGCGCTAAAGATAAAGGCAGTCCAAGAATGGAGGGGCACTGTACTGTGCATGTTGATGTTTTGGATGTTAACGATAATGCCCCAGAAATAATACTCACCTCTCATCCAAAGCCTGTGCGCGAAGACTCGGCTAATGGCACCGTAGTAGCTTTAATCAGTGCCCGAGACCTTGACTCCGGTGATAACGGAAAAGTAACATTACAGCTCCCAAAGAAATCTCAATTTGCCCTAAAACCATCGTTTTCTCAGAATTACGCTCTAGTTACCAGTGGTGTTTTAGACAGAGAGCGTTTCTCTGAGTATAATATTGAGATAACAGCCACTGATTcaggctctcctcctctgtccagtAAGAAAATGATACCTGTCAGCATCactgatgtgaatgacaaccCTCCTGTGTTCACTCAGTCCTCCTATAATGTCTGTTTAAAAGAGAATGGGGTTCCAGGTTCGATACTGTACTCAGTATCAGCATCTGACCTGGATTTTGGTGAAAACGCCAAAATCTCTTACTCTATACTGGACTCTAAAGTGCAGGACGTTTCCGTCTCGTCTTATGTTTACATTAACTCAGATAACGGCAGCATCTACAGCATGCACTCGTTTGACTATGAGAAACTGAAGGTGTTTGAGATTCAGGTTCAGGCAAAGGACCAGGGCTCTCCGTCTCTCAGCAGCAACGCCACTGTCCATGTTTTTATCCTGGACCAGAACGACAACGCCCCCGCTGTTATTTACCCGTCCTCCGCCTCCCTGGGCTCCCTCTCTCATCAGAGGATGCCCCGCTCCGCTAAAGCGGGTCACCTGGTTACCAAGGTGACGGCCGTGGACGCCGACTCGGGCCACAACGCCTGGATCTCGTACAAAGTGGCGGAGGCCACAGACGCCTCTCTGTTCACTGTCAATCTGTACACAGGGGAGGTGAGGACTAAACGCGCTGTGTCCGAGCAGGACGACTCCTCTCAGAGGCTGCTTATAGAGGTCAGGGACGACGGGGAACCGGTCCAGTCCGCCACCGTCACGGTGTCCATCCTGCTGGAGGACGGC is a genomic window containing:
- the LOC121611214 gene encoding protocadherin gamma-C5-like translates to MTKRIGYRDWRWQALWWHHFFLLWSTIDGQTRYSIPEELKQGSVVGNLAKDLGLGLSEIFDRKLRVASEAGKQYFSVDAGKGELVVNDRIDREALCGQSASCVLPLQVVIEDPLQLFRVEVEIQDINDNAPRFPSSDITLEVAESTGLGVRFPLESAIDPDVGSNSLKSYTLSKDECFNIRVKEVAGGRKVPELILAKNLDREKRAVHKLLLTALDGGNPVRSGTAQLSIIVLDINDNVPAFEKTLYKVTISENAPEGALIVQTKATDMDDGQNGEIEYSFGAHTSDTVLSVFTIDQISGTIFLNGKLDFEATANYELDISAKDKGSPRMEGHCTVHVDVLDVNDNAPEIILTSHPKPVREDSANGTVVALISARDLDSGDNGKVTLQLPKKSQFALKPSFSQNYALVTSGVLDRERFSEYNIEITATDSGSPPLSSKKMIPVSITDVNDNPPVFTQSSYNVCLKENGVPGSILYSVSASDLDFGENAKISYSILDSKVQDVSVSSYVYINSDNGSIYSMHSFDYEKLKVFEIQVQAKDQGSPSLSSNATVHVFILDQNDNAPAVIYPSSASLGSLSHQRMPRSAKAGHLVTKVTAVDADSGHNAWISYKVAEATDASLFTVNLYTGEVRTKRAVSEQDDSSQRLLIEVRDDGEPVQSATVTVSILLEDGLHEPILDLRHKASEPSKKTGRMTLYLILSLASVSVLSLVTFLILAVKCMRSSRSSGSCCMRRSDCDDYKNPNRNLQIQLNTDGPIKYVEVLGGDMLSQSQSFRSCMSPMSEYSDFTLIKPSSTTDFKEVISVLDASLPDSTWTFESQQVS